Proteins encoded within one genomic window of Microbacterium sp. zg-B185:
- a CDS encoding MoxR family ATPase produces the protein MSITQEQATWFAQTFTQIADNVERAVLGKRRVVELVLTAMLSDGHVLLEDVPGTGKTSLARAMAQSVQGTNTRIQFTPDLLPGDITGITVYDQKSGTFEFHAGPVFANIVLADEINRASPKTQSALLEVMEEGKVTIDGISRQVGVPFLVLATQNPIEQAGTYRLPEAQLDRFMMRTSLGYPDHAATVRILDGAAVPTAELAPVLTPQALAGMADLAAAVYVDALVLDYIARLVDGTRAADEVRLGVSIRGALALTKASRSRAISQGRTYVTPDDVKALAVSVLSHRLILQAEAEFDGVTQEAVIGQVLLDVAPPSRREAV, from the coding sequence ATGAGCATCACGCAGGAGCAGGCGACCTGGTTCGCGCAGACCTTCACGCAGATCGCCGACAACGTCGAGCGTGCTGTCCTGGGCAAGCGCCGCGTCGTCGAACTGGTCCTGACCGCGATGCTCAGCGACGGGCACGTGCTGCTCGAGGACGTCCCGGGCACCGGCAAGACCTCGCTCGCGCGCGCGATGGCCCAGTCCGTGCAGGGCACCAACACCCGCATCCAGTTCACCCCCGACCTGCTGCCCGGCGACATCACGGGCATCACGGTGTACGACCAGAAATCCGGCACCTTCGAATTCCATGCCGGTCCGGTCTTCGCCAACATCGTCCTGGCGGACGAGATCAACCGGGCGAGCCCGAAGACGCAGTCGGCGCTGCTGGAGGTCATGGAGGAGGGCAAGGTCACGATCGACGGCATCTCGCGGCAGGTCGGCGTGCCGTTCCTGGTGCTGGCCACGCAGAACCCGATCGAACAGGCGGGCACCTACCGGCTGCCCGAGGCGCAGCTGGACCGGTTCATGATGCGCACATCGCTCGGGTACCCCGATCACGCTGCGACCGTCCGCATCCTCGACGGGGCGGCCGTGCCCACCGCGGAGCTGGCGCCGGTCCTGACCCCGCAGGCGCTGGCCGGCATGGCCGACCTCGCCGCGGCGGTGTACGTGGACGCGCTGGTGCTGGATTACATCGCCCGGCTGGTGGACGGCACGCGCGCGGCCGACGAGGTGCGACTGGGCGTCAGCATCCGCGGGGCTCTGGCGCTGACGAAGGCGTCGCGCTCGCGGGCCATTTCACAGGGGCGCACCTACGTCACCCCCGACGACGTGAAGGCGCTCGCCGTCTCCGTCCTCTCGCACCGGCTGATCCTGCAGGCCGAGGCCGAATTCGACGGCGTCACGCAGGAGGCCGTGATCGGCCAGGTCCTGCTCGATGTCGCACCACCCAGTCGCCGCGAGGCCGTATGA